A single Corvus hawaiiensis isolate bCorHaw1 chromosome 26, bCorHaw1.pri.cur, whole genome shotgun sequence DNA region contains:
- the TRIB1 gene encoding tribbles homolog 1, with the protein MSRPASLLPAARCRSAPAKRLQPLHDGPAEEAPAAKCPRLAECGPPDCLSAPGSPCAPASPAGGGGAAGPSLIASYLLLPLAEREQVSRALSVSSGRELRCKVFPLKHYQDKIRPYIQLPSHRNITGVVEVILGDTKAYVFFEKDFGDMHSYVRSRKRLREEEAARLFKQIVSAVAHCHQSAIVLGDLKLRKFVFSNEERTQLRLESLEDTHIIKGEDDALSDKHGCPAYVSPEILNTTGTYSGKSADVWSLGVMLYTLLVGRYPFHDSDPSTLFSKIRRGQFCIPDHVSPKARCLIRSLLRREPSERLAAPEILLHPWFDAVLEPGYTDQETGTSDQIVPEYHGDSDDISSFFC; encoded by the exons ATGAGCCGCCCCGCGTCCCTGCTGCCGGCCGCCCGCTGCCGCAGCGCCCCGGCCAAGCGCCTCCAGCCCCTGCACGACGGCCCCGCCGAGGAAGCGCCGGCCGCTAAGTGCCCTCGGCTCGCCGAATGCGGCCCCCCGGACTGCCTGAGCGCTCCCGGGTCGCCGTGTGCCCCCGCTTCTcccgccggcggcggcggcgcggcgggtcCCAGCCTGATCGCCTCCtacctgctgctgccgctggcCGAGCGGGAGCAGGTGTCCAGGGCGCTGAGCGTCAGCTCGGGCCGGGAGCTGCGCTGCAAG GTGTTCCCCCTCAAACACTACCAGGACAAGATTCGACCTTACATTCAGCTGCCGTCACACAGAAACATCACCGGGGTTGTTGAAGTCATTCTCGGGGACACCAAGGCCTATGTGTTCTTTGAAAAGGACTTTGGGGACATGCACTCCTACGTGAGGAGCCGCAAGAGGCTGCGGGAAGAGGAGGCTGCCCGGCTGTTCAAGCAGATTGTCTCCGCTGTAGCTCACTGCCACCAGTCAGCCATCGTACTTGGTGACCTCAAGCTCAGGAAATTTGTCTTCTCTAATGAAGAAAG GACTCAGCTGCGTCTGGAGAGCCTGGAAGACACGCACATCATCAAAGGCGAAGACGATGCACTCTCAGACAAGCACGGCTGCCCAGCATACGTCAGTCCTGAGATCCTAAACACAACAGGGACTTACTCTGGAAAATCGGCAGATGTGTGGAGTTTGGGAGTGATGCTCTATACCCTGCTGGTGGGACGCTATCCCTTCCATGACTCGGACCCTAGCACTCTGTTTTCCAAAATCCGGCGTGGACAGTTCTGTATTCCTGACCACGTCTCCCCCAAAGCCCGCTGCCTCATCCGCAGCCTCCTGCGGCGGGAGCCTTCTGAAAGACTCGCTGCTCCAGAGATCTTGCTTCACCCTTGGTTTGACGCAGTCTTGGAGCCTGGATATACAGACCAGGAGACGGGAACTTCAGATCAGATTGTCCCAGAATATCATGGAGACAGTGATGATAttagttccttcttctgctaa